ATTCATTCGGAAGTCAATTTAATTCTGATTGGGCAGCAATGTTGGTTGTGGCGATTGATGAAGTGTTTTTTGATAAAAAAGAGATTACAGAAAGATTAAAATATCTATCGACCACCAACAAAGACAAGTTGGAAGCCAAAGGAAAAGACCGAGAAGAAATTGATTTTTTCGCCAAGTTTATTTTGTGTTCCAATAACGAAGAAAATTTTATTCAAATTGATGAAAACGAAATTCGGTTTTGGATTCTAAAAATAAATCCGATAAAAGTTGAAAATACAGAGTTTCTCGACAATCTCATTTCAGAAATCCCTCATTTTCTTCGGTTTTTAATCGAGAGACCTTTTTCAACAGAAAAGAAAACAAGAATGTGGTTTTCTGCCGATGAAATCAGGACAAAAGCACTCCAAAAACTGGTTTTCAAGAATAACAATAAGCTAGAATCTAAAATGATTGAGTTGCTGTACGAGTTTTTTGAAAGTAACAACGATGAAGAAATCAATGTCGTCCCGCAAGATATTCTCAATATGATGAACAGGATGTTTCGACCAACTTATTGGACGAGAAACGATATTCGAAATATTTTAAAGGAAATGTGGAAACTAAATCCCCAAAATAACGGCTTAACCTACATTAGATACGACATTGATTTTGCAGGAACATTCTATCAAAACAATTCCGTTGGGCGATTTTTCACCGTTAAAAAAGATTTCATTCTTCAAAAATATGTTGAAACGTTGAATTAATTGATAATGAAAAGAAAATCAATCAATTAGTTCTCTACAAAATCCTCAACAAACTTTTAAACCCACTTTTTTGTTGAATGTTTGTTGAGCAAATAAAATCAAGTTTGTTGAATTGTTGAGCTTTTGTTGAGTAATTAACTGTTTAAAAATCAATTATTTAATACATTTTCTCAACAATTACACAACAAATAACAATAATTAATACCCGAAAAATCTACAAGATGAATTGCAAACAATTTAACAGCATAAAGTTGGAAGAAGTCCTCCAAATTCTCGGACACCTTCCGACAAAACAAACGGAAAAAGAAGCGTGGTTTCTCAATCCATTTGCCAAAGAAAACCACGCCTCTTTTAAAATTAATAAAAATCAAAATATTTGGTATCTCTTTTCAGAAGGAATTGGCGGAAACAATATCGATTTTATGAAGAAATATCTAAATGCTTCTGTAAAAGAAGTTTTAGAATGGGCAGAAAATCAGAGTTTTTCTTCTTTTCAACAGCAAGAAACTTCCAATGGTAAATTGGAAAATCTTTCTAAAAACTATGAAATCATTGAAATTAAAAATGTTCAGCATCCTGCACTTTTAGAATATTTAAAGGAAAGAAATGTTGGAAATCAAACTCAATTTTTACAAGAAATTCATTATCGAATGAATGATAAAAATTACTTCGGAATTGGTTTTAAAAATGATTCTGGCGGTTACGAAATTCGCAATAAATACTCCAAAATTTGTTTGGGTAAAAAAGATGTTTCTACAATTAAAAACAGTTCAAATTCAGTTAGGATTTTCGAAGGTTTTTTTGATTTTCTTTCCTTTAAAAATGTAGAAAATTTTTTAGAAAAAGAACCTTCTGATTATATCATTTTGAATTCCGTTTCGATGATTCATAATATTAAAAATTCACTCGGGAATTATGAAAATATTGAGCTTTATTTAGATAATGATGAAGCCGGAAATAGGGCAGTTGAAATACTGAAAAGTGAAAACAAAAATGTAGAAGATTGTCGGATTTTGTATTCAGGTTTTAAAGACTTAAATGATTGGTTAATTCACAAAAATCCATCAAATGAAAGACAAGTGCAGCAAAGGAGAAGGTGAGTGAAATAAACACAGGTAAATATGATGGGATGCTAGTGCAAAAAGTACCCAAAGTTTACAATAAGCGTGGTCGCTGATCGTAAAATTGGGATTTTTGATTTCTTCCTATCGTCAGAAATGTTTTTAAATACACAAAATTTAATGAAATGGAAAACGACTTTTTACAAGAATTTATAAACCAAGCCACCAGAGAAAATGAAGCCAAAATTGCTCAGGAAAAAAGGAAAAAACATTTTCAAGAATTAGGCAGAAAAGGTGGTTTAAAAACTAAAGAAAACAAAAAACTGGATAAAGTGATTTCGATAAGAATGACCAATGCTGAATATGAATTATTGATTCAAAAACAAGAAAAATATCCGCTCAAATTATCGACCTATATCCGAAATGTTTTGTTCGAAAAAGAATTAAAAATCAATGAATTTAAAACTGATGAAACCTTGCTTCAATTTGGAACTCATTTCAAAAAAATAACCAATCTTTTGCGAAATCGAGAATGGACTGTTTTTGAAAATAAGAAAGAAATTTTAGCAAAAATTGAAATGACGGTTGATTTGATTCATCAATATTTATATTCAAAAACTCAGAAAAATGAATAATTCTGCAACCACAAGAACCATCACCAAAATTGCTTTAGAATACAATGGAAACGACAAAGGAACTGCAGAAATGGTGGCTTCAAATTGTCTTTTGAGTTCAACTTCTGAAGGTCAGTTTCTGGAAATGAAAACCGTTGCAGACCGAAACACGAATGTGAAAAAATGGGCTTTGACAGGCTATATTTCTCAACCCGACGAAATCGGAAGAAAGTTGACGGATGAAGAATTTACAGAAATCGCTACCAAAGCTTTAGAAAAAATTGGAGTGAGCGATAAGAATCAATTTCGATTGGATATTCATAACAGTACGAAACAAAAACACATTCATTTTATCGTCAATAGGATTGATATTTCGGGAAAATGTACGGTAAAATCACACGATGTAGGAAGAAGATTTGGAGAAGCAGTTCGGGAAGTTTGTAAAGAAAAAGGGTTGTTGACCGATGTGGAAATTGGAATTCAGAAAAAAGCAGAAATGCTG
This Chryseobacterium sp. G0162 DNA region includes the following protein-coding sequences:
- a CDS encoding toprim domain-containing protein, giving the protein MKKYLNASVKEVLEWAENQSFSSFQQQETSNGKLENLSKNYEIIEIKNVQHPALLEYLKERNVGNQTQFLQEIHYRMNDKNYFGIGFKNDSGGYEIRNKYSKICLGKKDVSTIKNSSNSVRIFEGFFDFLSFKNVENFLEKEPSDYIILNSVSMIHNIKNSLGNYENIELYLDNDEAGNRAVEILKSENKNVEDCRILYSGFKDLNDWLIHKNPSNERQVQQRRR
- a CDS encoding plasmid mobilization protein, whose protein sequence is MENDFLQEFINQATRENEAKIAQEKRKKHFQELGRKGGLKTKENKKLDKVISIRMTNAEYELLIQKQEKYPLKLSTYIRNVLFEKELKINEFKTDETLLQFGTHFKKITNLLRNREWTVFENKKEILAKIEMTVDLIHQYLYSKTQKNE
- a CDS encoding primase-helicase family protein; translated protein: MSQKIPYIRVGTTYYKIIEKPLISGDTTTVLVRWNRETIISDHGKAFLSSIPKYDGFCCIPEHLDYQQIVRGFYNIYNEIPFSPSSENENFKNEVPFSLNFVKHIFGEQFELGLDYLKILLQYPTQILPILCLVSKERATGKSTFIKWLKEIFGLNMTYIKGDSFGSQFNSDWAAMLVVAIDEVFFDKKEITERLKYLSTTNKDKLEAKGKDREEIDFFAKFILCSNNEENFIQIDENEIRFWILKINPIKVENTEFLDNLISEIPHFLRFLIERPFSTEKKTRMWFSADEIRTKALQKLVFKNNNKLESKMIELLYEFFESNNDEEINVVPQDILNMMNRMFRPTYWTRNDIRNILKEMWKLNPQNNGLTYIRYDIDFAGTFYQNNSVGRFFTVKKDFILQKYVETLN
- a CDS encoding relaxase/mobilization nuclease domain-containing protein; this encodes MNNSATTRTITKIALEYNGNDKGTAEMVASNCLLSSTSEGQFLEMKTVADRNTNVKKWALTGYISQPDEIGRKLTDEEFTEIATKALEKIGVSDKNQFRLDIHNSTKQKHIHFIVNRIDISGKCTVKSHDVGRRFGEAVREVCKEKGLLTDVEIGIQKKAEMLKNLKESLKTAKNFDELIFKMKERGFEIQLSKNVKDGVSGMRIVMEKDKNPNTDRIYKAGYKLSEITNKLKIAEIKVILNENKERKLDDETVFSENSNQENNGNIQKNNSVISEVGKAIEQFLKPTYTSNSDDELLKKKKWKSR